The following are encoded together in the Juglans microcarpa x Juglans regia isolate MS1-56 chromosome 2D, Jm3101_v1.0, whole genome shotgun sequence genome:
- the LOC121250878 gene encoding cytochrome P450 94A2-like, with amino-acid sequence MVLLQLLASISLLVLLLLSFIFLTKTLNPKKQSPSSSSTATLPRSYPLIGSFFDMLAYRNRPLQWIADFLQNSPSATYVLHRSFFNTRQVFTANPTVVQHILKNSFNNYGKGDESRRTLQDLLGNGIFNVDGESWKFQRQVAIQEFNHISLRKFVETVVDTELSDRLIPILSSAAKTGIVLDFQNILQRFTFDNICRITFGVDPAYLLPSLPKAKFAEVFEEGIILSGMRASALIPMVWKIKKLLNVGSEKRLKIVVSEMREFATKIIREKKHKLSENASLDSVDLLSRLLSAGHSDENFVTDMVISFILAGRDTTSSALTWCFWLLSKNQHVESEVLKEIKEKSEAPVYEGVKDMEYTQASLCECMRLYPPVLADTKEAIGKDVLPDGTMVKKGMVVTYHIYAMGRSEELWGSDWAVFKPERWLERDEMDKHWRFVGRDPYTYPVFQAGPRICLGKDMAFLQMKKVLAGVLRRFKVVPALEQGVEPEFLSCFTSTIKGGLPVRIVERDHKEY; translated from the coding sequence ATGGTGTTGCTCCAACTTCTAGCCTCAATTTCACTCCTCGTACTTCTCCTACTTTCCTTCATCTTCctcaccaaaacattaaatcCTAAAAAACAATCTCCCTCATCCTCTTCGACCGCCACTCTCCCAAGATCCTACCCTTTAATCGGTTCGTTCTTTGACATGCTAGCCTACCGCAACCGTCCTCTACAATGGATCGCTGACTTCCTCCAAAATTCACCGTCGGCAACCTACGTCCTCCACCGCTCCTTCTTTAACACCCGCCAGGTCTTCACTGCCAACCCCACCGTTGTCCAACACATCCTCAAGAACAGCTTCAACAACTACGGCAAGGGCGACGAATCACGTCGCACCCTCCAAGATTTGCTCGGCAACGGTATCTTCAACGTCGACGGCGAGTCCTGGAAGTTCCAGAGACAAGTTGCCATCCAAGAGTTCAACCACATATCTCTGCGCAAGTTCGTCGAGACTGTTGTGGATACCGAACTCTCTGATCGCCTCATCCCCATCCTCTCTTCGGCAGCCAAAACCGGAATTGTCCTAGATTTCCAAAACATTCTTCAGAGGTTCACCTTCGATAATATATGCAGAATAACTTTTGGAGTCGACCCTGCCTACTTGTTGCCCTCTCTTCCAAAAGCCAAGTTCGCTGAAGTTTTTGAAGAAGGCATCATACTCAGCGGCATGAGGGCTAGTGCGTTGATCCCCATGGTTTGGAAAATCAAGAAGCTTTTGAATGTTGGCTCCGAGAAGCGTTTGAAAATCGTAGTCTCAGAAATGCGAGAATTCGCCACAAAAATTATAAGAGAAAAGAAGCACAAGCTCAGCGAGAATGCCTCGCTCGATTCTGTTGACCTCTTGTCAAGATTATTGAGCGCAGGCCATTCAGACGAGAACTTCGTGACGGACATGGTGATAAGCTTCATACTTGCTGGACGGGATACTACCTCGTCTGCTTTGACGTGGTGTTTCTGGCTACTTTCCAAGAACCAGCATGTTGAATCCGAGGTTCTgaaggaaatcaaagaaaaatcagaagcGCCTGTCTATGAAGGAGTGAAAGACATGGAGTACACTCAAGCTTCTTTGTGTGAATGCATGCGGTTGTACCCGCCTGTTCTGGCGGACACGAAGGAGGCCATCGGCAAAGACGTGTTGCCGGACGGCACGATGGTGAAGAAGGGAATGGTAGTGACGTACCATATTTACGCTATGGGGAGGTCGGAGGAGCTGTGGGGCTCTGACTGGGCGGTGTTTAAGCCGGAGCGGTGGCTGGAGAGGGACGAAATGGATAAGCACTGGAGGTTTGTGGGAAGGGACCCGTACACGTACCCAGTGTTCCAGGCGGGACCGAGGATTTGTCTGGGGAAGGATATGGCGTTCTTGCAGATGAAGAAGGTGCTGGCGGGGGTTCTGAGGCGGTTTAAGGTAGTGCCGGCCCTAGAACAGGGTGTGGAGCCGGAATTTCTTTCGTGCTTCACTTCCACAATAAAAGGTGGGCTTCCGGTGAGGATCGTGGAGAGGGATCACAAGGAGTACTGA
- the LOC121249518 gene encoding uncharacterized protein LOC121249518 produces the protein MDSSLPKQVCAISWHKPSPEWFKLKVEGSSLNNLGESGDGGVLRNHDGKLQFAFTEYTGIGSNNRVELMVFLLGLRRCKLYGFNNVILELDSLLIVNWLKEDRCNVWYLEDFWEEICSLLRDLNVQFQHVFREGNSAVDWLAQLGSRGCTDEFSNENFPHLLKGILRIDRRGLNLRICS, from the coding sequence ATGGATTCTTCCCTTCCAAAGCAAGTGTGTGCAATCTCTTGGCATAAGCCAAGTCCTGAATGGTTTAAATTGAAAGTGGAAGGGAGTAGCCTTAATAATCTTGGAGAATCTGGTGATGGTGGTGTGTTAAGAAATCATGATGGAAAGCTGCAATTTGCATTTACAGAATATACTGGTATTGGTTCGAATAATAGGGTGGAGCTGATGGTGTTCTTACTTGGTTTGCGACGCTGTAAACTGTATGGTTTTAACAATGTTATACTTGAACTAGACTCCCTTTTGATAGTTAACTGGTTGAAGGAAGATCGCTGTAATGTTTGGTActtggaagatttttgggaggagattTGCAGTCTTCTAAGGGACTTGAATGTGCAATTTCAACATGTCTTTAGGGAGGGCAACTCTGCAGTAGACTGGCTTGCACAATTGGGTAGTAGAGGTTGCACCGATGAGTTTTCGAATGAAAATTTTCCTCATTTGCTGAAAGGCATCTTGCGAATTGATCGACGTGGCTTGAATTTGAGAATTTGCTCTTGA